Within Coffea arabica cultivar ET-39 chromosome 4e, Coffea Arabica ET-39 HiFi, whole genome shotgun sequence, the genomic segment ATGAACATGTTGGATTACCAGCTAGTCTTTCTCAGTTCACTGTTGCTATGACACTAAAaagcatcattttttttttggagcaaaaATGGTTTCCTCCGAGATACCCTCTCGTAGTAATGTTCTCTTGTATGTTTTGGTTTCCAGCACTGCTTGAAGCAGCAAAAAAAGTGAACTTCAATGAGTTGTTGGGTGAAATTTCATGTGGGTTTGCTTCAGGAAGGtaaatttatgtatttaatttgTAATAGTGTTAACAGGAGTTGCAAATCCCTGTTATGTTTGTACGCTATGTATACCTACCTGTAAAGTATACCTTCAGGTGGAGAAGTCATTGCAGCTGAATGTAGCTAACAATGAATTAAACCAAGCATGTGTTTTGAAGTGAAGtgcaaaatcatgtttttgagTAACTAATAGGCTGAAGCAAAAGTGTTAGGGGAACTTTCGGTGCTGCAAAACCGCATAGAATTATTCAGCAATAATCATATACACTACAGCTGATTGGGCCTGCAATTCTGAAAGTCGTTGAATCTAATGTTATCAAACGAAACCTTTCCACAGCAAATTTTCAAATCTTATACTGATAGCTTTTGTTGTTTAAGGCTGTTAGCACTGCTTTTGTTGTGCTTTTGACACTGGAATGATCTGCATACTGATTACAGGTGGGATAAACCAATCTTAGTTGCATGGGGAATATCGGACAAGTATCTTCCTCAATCAGTGGCAGAAGAATTCCAGAAAGGAAATCCCGAGGTTGTCAAGCTTGAGTTAATTGAAGGTGCAGGTCATATGCCGCAAGAGGACTGGTATAAAACTCAAAACTCTTTACTCAACAAAATTCCCGCTACGTGCTTGGTTTTTATTGCTGTTTTACCATTAACAGGCCAGAGAAAGTTGTTGATGCCTTGAGAATATCCTTCTGAACCGCAAGGAGCCAACCCATTGCGTACATCAACGACAAGCCCCCATATGTGACTGAaccttggaaactacttggGGAAATGTACTTTATTGGTTACCGCAATTCTAAATTTAACATCAAAAGATCGCATACAAGTCAAATGTATTCTTAGCTAAAAGCTAGATTCCGCCTATAGTCATTTCTTGTTTTACTGCTTCCCGTGGTGGGGATTCACAGTTATAACTGTTGGGAAGGTCCAACTTAAGGCTTCATTGAATTAGCTAAATTGCCAATCATTCAAAAGGAGCATCTACAACTTCCTACAGAAACTTAATCATCAAAGTTTCTACGGCAGATCAAAACTAAAATGAGCATGAAGGGAATTACAACAGGTTTGAGGCACTGTAAATTCCTTACAAAAAGCAACAATACCATGCTTGGTACCTGATCCCTATTGTTTCAGAATAAGGGTAGGGAGTATAGACAAATCACAAGTGACGAATGCATATCATCAACTATTATACTTTCTTCCTGGTCAACCTCCTGGTCTGACTGGTATCAACCTTTTCCTTGGGTGCCTTCTGAGCCTTggcttcttttccatttttctgatTCCCATCGTAATTTTtgtcatcatcactttcaactgGCTTTCTTTTCCTAGCAGAATTTTTCCCTGTATCTTTCTTGAACTCAATTCCACTATCATCTTTGCAGCTTCCCTTGGGCATACTTCTTGCAGTAAGTTTcttatttccatttttctttggatCTTCATCGCCATAGTCTCCATCATTATCATCATTGGAATCATCACCAGCCACATTGGGACTTTTCTTGGGCTTCGCTTTCACAGGGGCATTTGTACCTCTAGCAGCCTTTTTCCCTCCTATCACTTTGGATTTTCTAGTTTTTGCATCTTCCTCACTTTCTggttcatcatcatcattatcatCACTACCAACAccttttttagaatttttggtgtttttagCTGAGCTTTTCTGTGGTTTACTTGCTTCTTTTGCAGCTTGTGCTCCCCCGAGTTTTTGAAGTTCTGGCACGTAAGCTGTCGTCTGAGGTAAAAGCAGCAGGCAGCTTCAGATAAGATACAAGAATATCATAATCTACAAGTTGCAAGAAACATACCCTGCCACCAGCATTGATAAACTCAATTTTCTTCCCTGGCATAAAgagaaatttattattatcccAACGGTACACCACTCAAAACAGCTAAAGATTGTATGGTAATAGATGCACAAGACCAAATCTAAAAATCCcgcttttgttttccaaatcaACGCATGCTTGGATAAAAGGAAAAACTACTCTCTACTCACTACTATAATCAGGAATTCAAGaagaataaatagaaaaattgtgGCACAACAGTGATGTGGCACAATTCAGGGCCTCTAGTCAAAGTTTTCCTTTGGTTAGCCTTCTATTACACAGGGCTTAAACTGGAAGTAGTGTAATATCAATATCTTGAAAAGTTGTGGCTTATCCCAACACGTTAAAGCACAATAAGCATTTATCGATGACACACGCAAGATACCACATCAGTCAGGAGTCAAACCATCAACAAAAGCCTTGCCAGGCTTCTTTTCCCGGAAATGGAATATCCAATTACTGGGAAACTGATTACTATCTGCCCCGACTTCAATAGCCTTTCCAATCACCTGTAAAATGGAATGTATTGTCAAGATGATGCATACTCTTAAATTATCTCACCCTTAACTTTTCCAGGCTTTTTCCCCCACCGATAATGAAACAACCATTGACGAGGGAAAGAACCGCAGTCAGCATCAACTTGTACAGCAAATTGTATAACCTAGAAGTATAGTCTCCATAGCACGACATGAATAATGAATTCTCAATGAAACAACCTatcaaaatagaaaagaaaaaaaatttaaaaaaaaaaaaaaaaacttgtgacATTGGATGGTCACCTCATTAATACAATTGAGCAATGTTCCACAGACTTCTATGGACATGCTGGAAGCACTTTGCAGGGGATGAATTTTAGCCTGTTCACAAATAGACAcacagaaaaaaataaataatgaataaataaaaaaaaactcccaCTATACGGCCAAAAAAATAATATGTACTAAAGCCATGAATATgcaattcaaatttcaaaacaattagcAGAAACTTAACtggaaaatgtagaaaattctCATCTTAAAAGAGCATTATCAGACAAGAGAAacagaaaacaaagaaatcacACTTGTACATGATTCTATTATGcctaaaattttctttattattttcctAGAGGGATGTCATGCACAAAAAACGTTCCAGAGTTCCCCGTGTAACTACAAAATATATGCAACCTAAGGTTAGAACCAAATCCCAATGAACTGACAAAAATGATAGACACTCACCTGATATAGAACTTCATCAGCAACCCAGTTGCCAATTCCTGAGATAAAACCCTGAGACAAAGCAGTTCAAACATCTACCAGTTGAAAAGAGAATAATTACATTCACTAGACATGTTTTAAAGATACGTTGAAACAGCATTAACCATTCTCATCGTACACCGAACAAACTGCATCTGCACAGCTAGAATACGAGCATTACAAAGAACATTCAATAGTGGAATGTAAGATATTAATCAAATCCCACTAAATCATCTTATAAACATGTTTGTCCCCCAAGACTAGAATGACCATAACATCCTCGTAAAAAAGCGCCCCCTGCTCTCTCTATTTTCTAAATACGTTTTTCACAGTAAGTCCATCTTCCTCGTAACTAAATTTTTGGGGATATGATAGATTAACCAGGAGTCTACAATGGGAAGCAAGTCTCAAAAAATTCAGTTGCTTTACTAAATAACACCCACATTTGTCATTTACTTTAAGAATCTTCTAACTACATACTCTAACAAGACACAATGAAACAGTATcccaaaaatatcaaccatcttAAGTTGCAAGGTAATGTGTATTGGCAGATTAGAGGCCAAATAGTAGTCCAATCAACATTTCTGTTACACAATCTTAAAAGGTCCACACAAGTGACCAGAGGGGTGCAGAAGCCAAAAATATGCATTCCATTAACTACTTCAGCATCAATTTCATCAGTATCCAGAAAATAAAACATCAGTTAGTCAAGATGGAGACCATTTATGGGTAATTCAAATAATTAACCCACTACAAAAATATAACAAGGATTTCATAATGATAAAACAATGTAAAAGCAAACAATCACACGTATCCAGGATTATTGTCATTCTCTATTATTCTGAATCTCAAGCTGAAAGCAAACTTTTTAACCTGATCAAGTAAAAGAGCCTTGATGCCTAAATTCTTTTTACTCAACAACTTATGGAACTCATCTACAGCCATAGGCTCCAGCAATGCATCTGGACCAAGTTCAGATATTGGTGGTACTGCAACAGGCTGCAAAAGTGATCCATGATCATCATTTCAATGGAAACCTGCTCTAAGAACAAAAGCACATACAACATTGCGAAAATAAGACAATGAGTATTCGAATACATTGTCAAGTAAGCGAACTCTTGCAAAACGCCTCTTATCAGTGAATGAGAGCTCCAAACCATCATTTAACTGCACAAGAGAACAAGAAGAAACCCACTGTGTAAGAAGAAATACTTGCAAAATGAAAGAACATTCTTTTCCTTGGCATGATTACAAACTTTGACAGCTAAACATGATTTTTCGTTAATTCAGAtacaaccaagcaactgagaaaTAGATAAATTAAGCATTGAAATATCAGACAAGATTTTTCTAACTTTAGAAGATGGATAGCAGATAAAGACTTAAAACTCCCTAGGGAAAAGTTTacatttagaaaaaaatttacaGATGTTAGGCCAGCATTTTCATTGTTAAGCTGAGAGGTTTCAGACAAAAATGACAACAACATGGCAAAGCTGCACTAAAGAGCATTAACCAGGCCCAATATCTTCATGCATGCTCCAGAGAGATGGTAATAGGCTACTCATTCCACACAACCCAGGAATAGCTTCTGGTATTCTGAAGCAGAAAAACTAAAAGGTCAGAAGTACTTCGTGAGTTTACCAACCAAAGTCCATCTCAGGCATATGACAAGGACATACAGTTTAGGTTACGTGGACTCGCCTACAATAAGCCAAATATGCATGTTGAACGCTTAACATCCAACAAGGACATGAAATATGGTTTGACAAACCTATATAATGCTGTAAACCTAGCATGATATATCATTGTTCAAATTTTACATTCTTTCTATAGTAAAGTCTACTGCTAATTTATGGTAGGAAGTAGCAGTTGCAGTTCAAACTTAAAACCAAAGCAGGCAATAGTTTGATTAATATGAGGCAGCGATGCTGCTTACCTCAACAAAGAACTTGGAATACTTCGAAGGCCACTCATCAGTGTCTTTTACAGAAGACCTGCGAGTAATAAAGCAATTTATCCTCATCGGTACACAAAAGTTTTGAAAAAGAGCAACCATATCTGTAACAAAGTCCAATAATAGAAAAGTTCTTTCATTAGTATCAAGTGCAACTTAATTAAGCACAGGAGAAGATATGATTGGTTTCCCATGTTTCCTCCACACAAATTAATGAAAACAGGAAGGAAAAACAAGAATGGAAGGACTTAGTTCAGAAAAAGAACATAATCTGAACCTTAACTTCCACAATCGTTATCTTAGTGCACTCCCCAATAATCACCTATTTCTGTTTTTCCATTGACTCAGCCAATTTACTTCTGTCTTCTGATCTCCGTCTTtatctaaataataaaattgcagAGCCTCGAACATGCATATACAGATCTGTATCCGCAACAATCTTAACATCAAAAAACCATTTTGACAGAAATCACGCAGCAGCTCACGCAGCAGCTTAATTCCAGAAAGAACAGCATTTTCCCggggaaaaaaattttcaaagctTTCCGCACAACATCTTATAAAATTACGAGATACAAGATTATCACTTTATAAACTGGGACCTAAACAAACCAAATAAAGAAGagcaagagcaagaaaaaactTTTCACCTTTTATAGTTAGTAACTGCAACTCCCTTAATATATATCGCACCAGTCATCCCTttaaacaaaaacacaaaaatgataaacaatttaaaaaaataaaaatgttaaCTTTACTGCTGCATGAGCTTTAGGGTTCCTAGGGAAATGGGATTGTACCGAACTGGAAAGAGGGAAAAGGAGGGGAATTGAGTTGGAGCCACATGTTCTTCCCCTTGCGATGAGCGGCGACGATGGTTTTCCCATTTAGGGAGGCTTCGAAGTCCTTATGAGATACCCCATCGACGACCTTGGAGTCGTCGGCGATTATTGACTTAACAATCTTCTTGCCTAAGCAGTGCTCCTCTATAGCTCTTCGAGCAGCTTCGACTTCCGGAAGCTCCGGCATCCTCCCGTTCTCACAACAGTGTGTGTGGTGTGTGCCAATGTTTGGCGCGCTTTTCTGTTATGCTCTCTTCTTGTCCCCAGTCCAGTAACTCCGGGGCTTTAGCTTTGAAGATTTTTCACCCGATTCACCGTGGTCGAAACGACTTCGCATCGTCTTCGCAATTCTAGCACTTGGATTATCAATCTTTCCTTTCCACGGGGCCCAGCCTGCATCAAAGATTTTTCTGAGGCCCAATAAACTTAAggaaaaaaggatttttttgaCCTCTGgtccattaaaaaaaattagtagtTGTTTGCTTTACATGTTGTCGGGGAAACGGCAATAAATTGGGAGAGGGAGGACATGCATCTTGCCAGCAGCCCTTTGGCCATCCCCTTAAGTTTTAGTGGTGTTGACTCTCCACCAATTGCCAATATATGTGGTCGTTTTCAGTGACCTTTTTTAATGGATTTTCTATTCTCATCGACTCCCCCTCTTAATAAATTAGGATAGATTGATTTATAGAAATATTATCGTtaagacaaaaaaaagagggcaTGCATTCTTGCTTAGGCGTAGGAAGAAAAGATAAACAAAGATTCAGCTGACAAACAAGGCTACACAACCTATTTATGTTcataattcattttcttttctatcaaGAGGAGGCAGAAGCCACAAATACGTGATGCATAAAAGTAGCCAAAAGATAATTGGGaaggtaaaaaggtgtattgaaaattgtaatgatgatgtaagcaaataaatttggggaaataaagcccaatccaaacaaaccactGAGTCAACCTGCGTAACTTCTATCAATTCCCGCCGTAAATAAAGAAACAGCATTATAAGTTGTAGCATTAATTTGGTAACTAACTTAAGTTGGCCCTATATTACACGATAGGCCGTACCCTAATCACGCATGTTGTCGTTGGAGGCATAATATGTTAATTACTGGATCATGGGTGACTGGGACAACTATTTCAGGATGGCACTGTATTTTTCGTTGAAAGATACCAGAACAAAGAACATGCCTGAAGCGTTGTATTGACTTCTTTCTTCACATCTTTGGTATTTCTGTGCGAGGAAAAAGGTTGAATGCGTCCATGCCAAACACTttcttttaccattttattttatttccccgaTCACATTCTTATAAGCTCACTTACCGTCTCTCGTTGCAGCAGGCGACAAGACataccaaaacaagccaaaggGAACATCTTAAGAATATTCATGAAGTCGACCGTCCAAAATATTTATTATCTGATCTTGGAATTGGACAAAACAATCAAATTCCACGTAGAAGTCAGTTCCTTTTGGGGGAGAGTGATCCCAGATTCTTGATCGAGGCCTCTGCAATGACATATTGTTGATTCTACATTTACTTTTCGTaatcatcttcttatttttcgGTTTTGTCCCCCTGGATTGTTTGTtgctaaattaaaaaaaaaaaaatttgaccaacTAACTTTTGAGCTGATTTGCTGCTGTTCTCTTAAGTACCTCAGAAGCCTGCCcaaataagaagaaagaaaaagcagcGAACTTAGAAAACGCCTTTAGCGAAGAATTGTCGCATAAATCCAGCTTGCAAACCGTCGTCATTCACAATGGAAGCAGTTCAACCAGCCCAAAAACTCCAGCTTTCAAATTAATTTGGGATTAGCTCCGCCGGCAACAGCTACTAACAATTGAAGCAGAATACATTTGCATTATCTACCGTTTGATTTCATGAACTGAAAGCTGCTGAGAAAGTTTTATAAGTCGGTAATAAGGTCAAGAAGCGTCTCAACCAACGTAGGATACCACTACCATGCTGCTGAGACCATGTGTTCCACGTGCACCACAAAAATTGATTGTCACCGTACCAGTAGTCACCATGACCTAACAACTCACTCATTACGCACTCATGTCTCTGAATCTTTCTTTCGGAcatttccttcaaaaaaaagaaaaaagaaattttcggACATCtccttcgaaaaaaaaaaaaagaaagagagaatctTTCGGACATGTGGACGGATTTAAATCTTTGTCagccttttttctttctctctgaaAGTTGCCAGATTTGATGGTGTTATAAATGATCAATAGCTTGAAAAGGATTGAGTACTGGTGGGGTTGCATGGTTGAAAGACGGGGGGCCTAATTCAAACCGTTAAAAAGGTATTTGCCTTTGCGCCTATAATTGTAGAGAATACGATCTGTACATAAGTACTATTTCACTCGTACCACAATTAACTTAGTTTCCAatatctcaaatttcttttagtaTATCTTTCAAGTAGATATCTTCCAAGTAGAGAAACACAACAATCTTCCAAGTAGATGATTTTTATCTTAAAAAGAAAAGGTAGATGACTTGTATCTTAGGATTAATTATCTATATCCTAACCCTGTATATATTGTTAATTTTAGATCAATgataaatatgtaaattttgaatttaaaatttaatttttatatatcTGTCATGAATCTAATGGTAATTATGTATATGCACAGTTAGTGTCATACAAACCTTACTCTTTATCTTATTAATACAAGTATTTCTAATTAACCAATTAAAGTTTGTCTGGTATCTACtactccgtttggattaacctatttttcaaaaacaagtttttcaaatacaataatatagtaatacacaaacaaaaataattcaaaaaatattttatccaTATAATATATCATCAGTATTTCAAAAAACATGTATAatagtttttcatatacactgttacagtataatatttcaaaaacaccctcTCTGATTGGAAACAAAAtctacaaaaatatttttaaacttGAACACACTCAGGCAAAGGCAGTTTCCTTCAAATTTACACATATTGGTTAAAGTAGAGAACTAAAgattccttttctctctctttctctctctcaaattgtgatttaaaattTAGCTAAAAATGTGGGTATCTCGTTTATCTATTCCCCCTCTAAGCTCCACTAGCTTTCTTAGCTTGGCAGCCTTCAAAATTTATTGGACTGTTCATTCATTAATACTCGCACCTACGTAGACGACGGTACCTACCAACACCTAAAAGAAATAGCTTGAAGCCATTTAAAGCACATGTAGTTAAGCAGTCAAAACCAAGAAGGGAATGTGCTGAAGCCGTTGATGACTTCATTTAGTGATAAAAACAATTACATCGTCATGTAAGTTAAGAAGATCGTGAATCTGTTTATTTGAGTAATCAAGTATTTTGATGAGATTTGAAGATGTTTAACTAAAAACAAGTTGAGAAAGTAGGCCCGAGTTTGTGTGGCACCGTGTTCATCTTGATCTAAACCACTTCTAGCCTGCACGATTCCATGTTTCGTATAAAACACAACAATTGCTGCCtcctcctttctttcttttcgtttcgttttgttttgttttgttttgttttgttttgaggAAGACTTTAAACAGCGATCTGAAAGTGAAGTGAACCAGGAATGTTACGATTGCTTGACCACATATTGTCCCTACCTCTTCAACCGCAAAATATATGTTTAATTCTTTATCTATTTCACACTTAATCCGAAGTCATACGATCGAtgctatttgaaaaaaaaaaaatcattgggCGTGTTTAGATacatattttttctcaaatattattattttattttacacattttatgattatattttttaaaaaaattcacgTATATCATATTACAAATGATTAATCTTTCCtgcactgacagtgtatacgcTGTCATCGTTagattcatgaaattcaacttttacacacacttgcaaaagttgaatttcatgaatctAAGATGACAGTGTTTACACTGTGACAACGTATATAAGATTTACCCTATTACAAAAATTATTGCAATTGTTACTTGGAAATTAGAGCCAGGTCATGTGCTTTGAACTTTGAAGACGTTGGGCATTGGCTGAAAAGCTGCAGTAGATAAAATTTTATGCGCGTCAGCAAACGAGATTTTCGTGAGCATTTCCAAGCTTGCTGGTCGGAAAATGGACtcattattatttaaaaaaaaaaaggagccgAGGAAAACGATGAAGAGCAAGCACCAAGTTAACACAACATGAAACCCGTGTCATTGAAAAAATAAACTGTACGTTTTCGCTTAAAATTGAACCAGCATCTCTTCTCCTCCCAATGGACTCAAAAAGTGCCAAAAACAAAGTAGTCTCAGAAACAGCTCCCGATGGTTGAGAAAATAATACATGTAAGACTCTAGGAGGAGCGGAATCCAGCCAGctgagaaaacaagaaacacGGCCACCATACCAGACCAGCAAAAACCCAGCCCATTTTCACGCCACGTGGCACGAGACTGAACCGTCTCCTTCGTTTCCCCaccaattttgtttttgtctgaATGTATATGGGTGAT encodes:
- the LOC140005917 gene encoding formamidopyrimidine-DNA glycosylase-like isoform X2; this translates as MPELPEVEAARRAIEEHCLGKKIVKSIIADDSKVVDGVSHKDFEASLNGKTIVAAHRKGKNMWLQLNSPPFPSFQFGMTGAIYIKGVAVTNYKRSSVKDTDEWPSKYSKFFVELNDGLELSFTDKRRFARVRLLDNPVAVPPISELGPDALLEPMAVDEFHKLLSKKNLGIKALLLDQGFISGIGNWVADEVLYQAKIHPLQSASSMSIEVCGTLLNCINEVIQFAVQVDADCGSFPRQWLFHYRWGKKPGKVKGKKIEFINAGGRTTAYVPELQKLGGAQAAKEASKPQKSSAKNTKNSKKGVGSDDNDDDEPESEEDAKTRKSKVIGGKKAARGTNAPVKAKPKKSPNVAGDDSNDDNDGDYGDEDPKKNGNKKLTARSMPKGSCKDDSGIEFKKDTGKNSARKRKPVESDDDKNYDGNQKNGKEAKAQKAPKEKVDTSQTRRLTRKKV
- the LOC140005917 gene encoding formamidopyrimidine-DNA glycosylase-like isoform X1, coding for MPELPEVEAARRAIEEHCLGKKIVKSIIADDSKVVDGVSHKDFEASLNGKTIVAAHRKGKNMWLQLNSPPFPSFQFGMTGAIYIKGVAVTNYKRSSVKDTDEWPSKYSKFFVELNDGLELSFTDKRRFARVRLLDNPVAVPPISELGPDALLEPMAVDEFHKLLSKKNLGIKALLLDQGFISGIGNWVADEVLYQAKIHPLQSASSMSIEVCGTLLNCINEVIGKAIEVGADSNQFPSNWIFHFREKKPGKAFVDGKKIEFINAGGRTTAYVPELQKLGGAQAAKEASKPQKSSAKNTKNSKKGVGSDDNDDDEPESEEDAKTRKSKVIGGKKAARGTNAPVKAKPKKSPNVAGDDSNDDNDGDYGDEDPKKNGNKKLTARSMPKGSCKDDSGIEFKKDTGKNSARKRKPVESDDDKNYDGNQKNGKEAKAQKAPKEKVDTSQTRRLTRKKV
- the LOC140005917 gene encoding formamidopyrimidine-DNA glycosylase-like isoform X3, whose product is MGKPSSPLIARGRTCGSNSIPLLFPLSRMTGAIYIKGVAVTNYKRSSVKDTDEWPSKYSKFFVELNDGLELSFTDKRRFARVRLLDNPVAVPPISELGPDALLEPMAVDEFHKLLSKKNLGIKALLLDQGFISGIGNWVADEVLYQAKIHPLQSASSMSIEVCGTLLNCINEVIGKAIEVGADSNQFPSNWIFHFREKKPGKAFVDGKKIEFINAGGRTTAYVPELQKLGGAQAAKEASKPQKSSAKNTKNSKKGVGSDDNDDDEPESEEDAKTRKSKVIGGKKAARGTNAPVKAKPKKSPNVAGDDSNDDNDGDYGDEDPKKNGNKKLTARSMPKGSCKDDSGIEFKKDTGKNSARKRKPVESDDDKNYDGNQKNGKEAKAQKAPKEKVDTSQTRRLTRKKV
- the LOC140005917 gene encoding formamidopyrimidine-DNA glycosylase-like isoform X4 — encoded protein: MPELPEVEAARRAIEEHCLGKKIVKSIIADDSKVVDGVSHKDFEASLNGKTIVAAHRKGKNMWLQLNSPPFPSFQFGMTGAIYIKGVAVTNYKRSSVKDTDEWPSKYSKFFVELNDGLELSFTDKRRFARVRLLDNPVAVPPISELGPDALLEPMAVDEFHKLLSKKNLGIKALLLDQGFISGIGNWVADEVLYQAKIHPLQSASSMSIEVCGTLLNCINEGRKLSLSMLVAGRQLTCQNFKNSGEHKLQKKQVNHRKAQLKTPKILKKVLVVMIMMMMNQKVRKMQKLENPK
- the LOC140005917 gene encoding formamidopyrimidine-DNA glycosylase-like isoform X5, whose protein sequence is MPELPEVEAARRAIEEHCLGKKIVKSIIADDSKVVDGVSHKDFEASLNGKTIVAAHRKGKNMWLQLNSPPFPSFQFGMTGAIYIKGVAVTNYKRSSVKDTDEWPSKYSKFFVELNDGLELSFTDKRRFARVRLLDNPVAVPPISELGPDALLEPMAVDEFHKLLSKKNLGIKALLLDQGFISGIGNWVADEVLYQAKIHPLQSASSMSIEVCGTLLNCINEVIGKAIEVGADSNQFPSNWIFHFREKKPGKAFVDGLTPD